The proteins below come from a single Gammaproteobacteria bacterium genomic window:
- the rplA gene encoding 50S ribosomal protein L1, with protein MTKLSKRQQKISELISTAKNYSPKEAFEIFKQMPPLKFKESVDLAVNLGVDPRKSEQAVRGSIVLPHGTGRSIRIAVFTSPANMDAAREAGADLVGLEDLAEQVKAGKIDFDILLATPDAMRVVGQLGQILGPRGLMPNPKDGTVTPDIANAVKNAKIGQVRYRTDKAGVIHCTIGKVDFKTNDLAENLEAVLNALRKAKPSTAKGIYFRKVTLSTTMGPGLSLDVSFLGL; from the coding sequence ATGACTAAATTATCTAAACGTCAACAAAAAATTAGTGAGCTTATTTCTACAGCCAAAAATTATTCTCCAAAAGAGGCTTTTGAAATATTTAAACAAATGCCTCCTTTAAAATTTAAAGAAAGTGTTGATTTAGCAGTTAATTTGGGTGTTGATCCCCGTAAATCTGAACAAGCTGTGCGTGGTTCTATTGTATTGCCCCACGGAACTGGTCGATCCATCCGTATCGCAGTTTTTACTTCCCCGGCGAATATGGATGCTGCTCGTGAAGCAGGTGCGGATTTAGTGGGTCTTGAAGATTTAGCTGAGCAGGTTAAGGCTGGTAAAATTGATTTTGATATTCTGCTGGCAACGCCTGATGCGATGCGAGTAGTGGGTCAACTCGGTCAAATTCTTGGGCCACGCGGCTTAATGCCCAATCCAAAAGATGGTACAGTGACGCCAGATATTGCTAATGCTGTCAAAAACGCTAAAATAGGCCAGGTTCGATATCGCACCGATAAAGCGGGTGTCATTCATTGCACCATCGGCAAAGTCGATTTTAAAACGAATGATTTAGCAGAGAATTTAGAAGCTGTGTTAAATGCTTTGCGGAAAGCTAAACCAAGCACTGCAAAGGGAATTTATTTCAGAAAAGTGACCCTGTCAACCACAATGGGACCAGGTTTGTCGCTTGATGTTTCATTTTTAGGTTTATAG
- the rplL gene encoding 50S ribosomal protein L7/L12, protein MAVSKEEILESISQMSVMDVVELIKSMEDKFGVSAAAVAVAAPAAAAAPAAEEKTEFNVILAKIGENKINVIKAVRELTGLGLKEAKDLVEAAPKAVKEGIAKAQADEIKKKLEDAGATVEIK, encoded by the coding sequence ATGGCCGTAAGCAAAGAAGAAATTTTAGAATCAATCTCACAAATGAGCGTGATGGATGTAGTTGAATTAATTAAATCTATGGAAGACAAGTTTGGTGTTTCTGCAGCAGCTGTTGCTGTTGCTGCTCCTGCCGCCGCAGCCGCGCCTGCCGCAGAAGAAAAGACTGAATTCAACGTTATATTAGCGAAAATTGGCGAAAATAAAATTAATGTTATTAAAGCCGTTCGTGAATTGACTGGATTAGGATTGAAAGAAGCTAAAGATCTTGTTGAAGCAGCACCAAAAGCAGTTAAAGAAGGTATAGCGAAGGCTCAAGCAGACGAAATTAAAAAGAAGCTTGAAGATGCTGGAGCAACAGTTGAGATTAAGTAG
- a CDS encoding FAD-dependent monooxygenase, producing MKVIIIGAGTAGLTCAIGCRRAGMEVILVDQAKELKNIGGGLLLWPHGLRYLDWLGIGEEIRQYYVKVTGCSVISSSGEEIFNEPYAELYSKLSGEILPIDRSQLQQALLRCLPQDFLQLNKQCVNVQHYPDYVEVAFADGTTLSADLVIGADGIHSRVRQTLYPSAELLYTGHYWWGGIISQKDLSLSAECVTMLMSVGKMAIIWPTYQNKFMWYLPVKMPLQTSPTALPNLTTVAENWHPIIDEIIQSPPTAQNFHLPIYAVEPLSTTVFDRVVLIGDASHGLGPVLGQGASKAIEDAYALVSCLQHSRQPLQETLAYFARLTKNKNSIINELENQSAAMMINDDLHSLQSFESQIQHLNLVTIYQDLIPLVNDQACINLAKACEQVSVLQVA from the coding sequence ATGAAAGTCATTATCATTGGCGCAGGCACTGCGGGTTTAACTTGCGCCATTGGCTGCCGGCGCGCCGGGATGGAAGTTATTTTAGTAGATCAAGCAAAGGAATTAAAAAATATTGGTGGCGGACTTTTGCTTTGGCCCCATGGCTTACGGTATTTAGATTGGTTGGGAATCGGCGAAGAAATAAGACAGTATTATGTTAAAGTGACCGGATGCAGTGTAATTAGTTCTTCCGGTGAAGAAATTTTTAATGAACCCTACGCGGAGCTTTATTCTAAGCTTTCCGGTGAAATTTTGCCGATTGATCGAAGCCAACTGCAGCAAGCCTTGCTCCGCTGTTTACCTCAAGACTTTTTACAGCTAAATAAGCAATGCGTGAACGTTCAGCATTACCCAGATTATGTCGAAGTTGCGTTCGCTGATGGCACAACCTTATCAGCCGACCTCGTAATTGGTGCCGATGGAATCCATTCTCGCGTAAGGCAAACTCTTTATCCCAGTGCCGAGCTTCTTTATACCGGACATTATTGGTGGGGCGGGATTATTTCCCAAAAAGATCTTTCCTTGTCAGCAGAGTGTGTCACCATGCTGATGAGCGTTGGCAAAATGGCGATCATTTGGCCCACTTACCAAAACAAGTTCATGTGGTATTTACCGGTCAAAATGCCGTTGCAAACATCTCCTACCGCCCTCCCTAATCTCACGACGGTCGCTGAGAATTGGCATCCCATCATAGACGAAATTATCCAATCACCACCCACTGCACAAAATTTTCATTTACCCATTTATGCAGTGGAACCTTTGTCCACAACAGTTTTTGACCGGGTCGTCTTGATTGGTGATGCGAGTCATGGATTAGGCCCTGTTCTAGGCCAAGGTGCAAGTAAAGCCATCGAAGATGCATATGCACTGGTGAGCTGTCTGCAACATAGTCGGCAGCCTCTCCAAGAAACATTAGCGTATTTTGCTCGCCTCACCAAAAATAAAAATTCCATTATTAATGAACTTGAAAACCAATCTGCCGCGATGATGATTAATGATGATTTGCACAGCTTGCAATCATTTGAATCACAAATCCAACATCTTAATTTGGTAACCATTTATCAAGATTTAATTCCCTTAGTTAACGATCAAGCTTGCATTAACTTAGCTAAAGCGTGTGAGCAAGTATCAGTCTTACAAGTCGCTTAA
- the secE gene encoding preprotein translocase subunit SecE, translating to MVLKTENQPTSRLDVLKWLAVFFLLLAGLVGNHYYSEVSLLLRLMGWFAIVALAGFVAAQTQKGRWVIRFFRDSRGELRKVVWPTREETMQTTMVVAVMVVILALLLWGLDGILVWAIGWLTGQRG from the coding sequence ATGGTTTTAAAAACAGAGAATCAACCGACATCGCGATTAGATGTCTTGAAGTGGCTCGCTGTATTTTTTTTATTGCTTGCTGGATTGGTTGGTAATCATTATTATAGCGAAGTTTCTCTATTACTACGCCTGATGGGCTGGTTTGCCATTGTCGCTCTTGCTGGCTTTGTTGCTGCGCAGACGCAAAAAGGTCGATGGGTAATCAGATTCTTCCGTGATTCCCGCGGAGAATTGCGCAAAGTTGTATGGCCAACGCGCGAAGAAACCATGCAAACTACCATGGTCGTAGCTGTAATGGTTGTCATTCTGGCTTTATTGTTATGGGGCTTGGATGGCATTTTAGTTTGGGCAATTGGCTGGTTGACTGGTCAAAGAGGTTAA
- the rplJ gene encoding 50S ribosomal protein L10, translating into MVLKLADKKTIVGEVAEVASQALSLIAAEYSGLTVSQLTQLRRTARESGVYMRVVRNTLACRALEGTQFACMQQSLVGPLLLAFSQEDPGAAARVIRDFSKLADKLKVKALSIDSKLLPPEALQALASLPTRNEAIAQLMYVMKAPVEMLVRTMAEPHAKLVRTVAAIRDAKQAAV; encoded by the coding sequence GTGGTATTAAAGTTAGCAGATAAAAAAACCATTGTTGGTGAGGTTGCCGAAGTTGCAAGTCAAGCGCTCTCTCTTATAGCGGCAGAATACAGCGGGTTGACCGTTTCTCAATTAACGCAATTGAGAAGAACCGCTCGCGAATCAGGTGTTTATATGCGCGTTGTGCGTAATACTCTGGCTTGTCGTGCACTTGAGGGAACACAGTTTGCTTGTATGCAGCAGTCATTAGTTGGCCCGCTTCTCCTTGCGTTTTCGCAAGAAGATCCAGGTGCAGCAGCACGTGTCATCAGGGATTTTTCAAAACTAGCAGATAAGCTTAAGGTAAAAGCGCTATCGATTGATAGTAAGTTGTTACCTCCAGAAGCATTACAAGCTCTTGCAAGTTTACCGACACGTAATGAAGCAATCGCTCAATTAATGTATGTCATGAAAGCGCCAGTTGAAATGTTGGTGCGGACAATGGCGGAACCTCATGCGAAATTGGTTAGAACAGTAGCTGCAATTCGTGATGCAAAACAAGCAGCGGTATAA
- the tuf gene encoding elongation factor Tu, which translates to MSKQVFERTKPHVNVGTIGHVDHGKTTLTAALTKTLADKFGGEARAYDQIDNAPEEKARGITIATSHVEYQSENRHYAHVDCPGHADYVKNMITGAAQMDGAILVVSAADGPMPQTREHILLARQVGVPYIVVYLNKADMVDDKELLELVEMEVRDLLSQYQFPGDDTPIITGSALKALEGDTSEIGIPSIEKLVKVMDEYIPVPDRPIDLPFLLPIEDVFSISGRGTVVTGRIERGIVKVGEELEIVGIKATTKTICTGVEMFRKLLDEGRAGDNVGVLLRGTKREDVERGQVLAKPGTITPHTKFEAEVYVLSKEEGGRHTPFFKGYRPQFYFRTTDVTGEVQLPEGVEMVMPGDNIKMVINLINPVAMEEGLRFAVREGGRTVGAGVVAKIIE; encoded by the coding sequence ATGAGTAAGCAAGTATTTGAGCGGACGAAGCCGCACGTAAATGTAGGAACGATAGGTCACGTTGATCACGGTAAAACGACGTTGACAGCGGCGTTGACAAAGACATTGGCGGATAAGTTTGGCGGTGAAGCGCGAGCTTACGATCAAATTGATAATGCCCCTGAAGAAAAAGCGCGTGGTATTACGATTGCGACCTCGCACGTAGAATACCAATCGGAGAATCGCCACTATGCGCACGTAGACTGTCCTGGTCATGCTGATTATGTAAAGAACATGATCACGGGTGCAGCGCAGATGGATGGTGCGATATTAGTAGTATCTGCAGCAGATGGTCCGATGCCGCAAACCCGAGAACATATATTGTTAGCGCGTCAAGTAGGCGTACCTTACATTGTTGTCTATCTGAATAAAGCTGACATGGTAGATGATAAAGAATTATTAGAATTAGTAGAGATGGAAGTAAGAGATTTATTATCGCAGTATCAATTTCCAGGCGATGACACTCCTATTATAACGGGAAGTGCCTTAAAAGCGTTGGAAGGTGACACGAGCGAGATAGGGATACCATCGATTGAGAAATTAGTTAAGGTAATGGATGAGTATATCCCTGTACCTGACCGTCCTATCGATTTACCGTTTTTGCTACCGATTGAAGATGTATTTTCCATTTCAGGTCGTGGCACGGTTGTAACGGGTCGAATTGAGCGTGGGATAGTTAAGGTTGGAGAAGAATTAGAGATTGTTGGTATCAAGGCTACAACGAAGACAATATGTACGGGAGTTGAAATGTTCCGTAAGTTGTTGGATGAAGGCCGAGCTGGAGATAATGTTGGTGTATTGTTACGTGGAACGAAGCGAGAAGACGTTGAGCGTGGACAAGTATTAGCAAAGCCTGGCACAATAACGCCCCACACGAAATTCGAAGCGGAAGTCTATGTGTTGTCGAAGGAAGAAGGTGGGCGTCATACACCGTTTTTCAAAGGTTATCGTCCGCAGTTTTACTTTAGGACGACCGATGTTACAGGTGAAGTTCAGTTACCAGAAGGTGTAGAGATGGTCATGCCGGGAGACAATATCAAGATGGTAATCAACTTGATAAACCCCGTCGCGATGGAAGAAGGGTTACGTTTTGCCGTTCGAGAAGGTGGTCGCACAGTTGGGGCCGGGGTCGTTGCTAAAATAATTGAGTAA
- a CDS encoding carboxypeptidase regulatory-like domain-containing protein produces MQITQDEEKLRTSLVSGFAQSFLTAAPIPSATITILENGQKIETNNEGLFGPIPWPIGAPITLTLEKGGFLTTQSGTMIVPQAGLNDPLHNISFQVPSDFAVTLFSYAMGAAFNPNACTVATTVTAYNKTLFDIPQGEADAKTVLFPDTSIKPFYFSIFEKGWLKDKTNPFSRNLTSTSHDGGVMYINIPPREEPYTLKAFKNNLTFSEVTFKARPGIFINLSPPQGPMVQQNLHTSTSTSTSTYFSENKKVIKPSSEVKPLNTLPNGKQPFSLFGFPILSPRQKDFCENLTTFKWNRKN; encoded by the coding sequence ATGCAAATAACTCAGGATGAGGAGAAATTGCGAACCAGTTTAGTCTCAGGCTTTGCCCAATCTTTTCTAACCGCGGCGCCCATTCCTAGCGCGACTATCACGATCCTCGAAAATGGCCAAAAGATCGAAACCAATAACGAAGGTTTATTCGGGCCTATCCCCTGGCCCATTGGCGCACCCATTACCCTCACTTTAGAGAAGGGAGGGTTTCTGACTACGCAGAGTGGAACGATGATTGTACCGCAAGCAGGCCTTAACGATCCGTTGCATAATATCTCTTTTCAAGTGCCTTCGGATTTTGCAGTCACATTATTTTCTTATGCCATGGGTGCTGCATTCAACCCAAATGCTTGTACCGTAGCAACGACTGTGACCGCTTACAATAAAACCCTGTTCGACATCCCTCAAGGCGAAGCCGATGCAAAAACGGTTTTATTTCCAGACACATCGATCAAGCCATTTTATTTTAGTATTTTCGAAAAAGGTTGGCTTAAAGATAAAACCAATCCCTTTTCCCGCAATCTTACCTCAACGTCGCATGATGGAGGGGTTATGTATATTAATATCCCACCTCGAGAAGAACCCTATACTTTGAAAGCTTTTAAAAACAACTTAACCTTTAGCGAGGTTACGTTCAAAGCTCGACCAGGTATATTCATTAATTTGAGTCCGCCCCAGGGTCCCATGGTCCAACAAAATCTTCATACTTCTACTTCTACTTCTACTTCTACTTATTTTTCTGAAAATAAGAAGGTCATTAAGCCTTCATCCGAAGTCAAACCCTTAAACACTTTACCAAATGGCAAGCAACCTTTTAGTTTATTTGGTTTTCCCATTCTTTCGCCGAGACAAAAAGATTTTTGCGAAAACCTTACAACGTTTAAATGGAATAGAAAAAATTAG
- a CDS encoding nucleoside phosphorylase, giving the protein MQTYKPFIPHHINATTDHLAGNGGLGRYIFLPGSDGRAKEIAQHFHDVTIQAHPRGHHLYLGSLTMGTKKIDVATIASGMGCPSMEIILHELYHLGAKRFLRVGTAGSLQPDLVKMGDIINVSAAVRDEGTTIDYVPLAYPAISAFEFNAPVLHSAKKLGFLHQVHTGIVHCKSSFYAREFGAGPKSQENKGYIDMLSQCGVLASEMETAALFIQSQMYNHQLRSQGQGAKYRVLAGAILSILAVPPHDFAPPAIARSTIESLIQLAMETVKTLAQTEVIKASNFVPA; this is encoded by the coding sequence ATGCAAACCTACAAACCTTTCATCCCCCATCACATTAATGCCACCACAGATCATTTAGCAGGTAATGGTGGTTTAGGGCGTTATATTTTTTTACCCGGCTCTGATGGTCGAGCTAAAGAAATTGCGCAACATTTTCATGATGTAACTATTCAAGCGCATCCCAGAGGTCATCATCTTTATCTTGGATCGCTAACAATGGGTACAAAGAAAATTGATGTCGCAACCATTGCAAGCGGAATGGGTTGTCCCAGTATGGAAATTATTTTGCATGAACTATATCACCTCGGAGCAAAACGATTTTTACGCGTTGGTACTGCGGGTTCTTTGCAACCTGATTTAGTGAAGATGGGCGACATCATTAATGTTTCTGCAGCAGTCCGTGATGAAGGCACGACCATTGATTATGTTCCTCTTGCTTACCCTGCAATTTCAGCTTTTGAGTTTAATGCACCTGTTTTACATTCCGCCAAAAAACTTGGTTTTCTTCATCAAGTTCACACTGGCATTGTGCATTGTAAAAGTTCTTTCTATGCGCGAGAATTTGGTGCAGGTCCAAAAAGCCAAGAAAATAAAGGTTACATTGATATGTTATCGCAATGTGGTGTTTTAGCATCTGAAATGGAAACAGCAGCTTTATTCATTCAATCACAAATGTATAACCATCAACTTAGAAGTCAAGGTCAGGGCGCGAAATATCGTGTTTTAGCAGGAGCTATCCTCAGTATTCTTGCCGTACCGCCCCATGATTTTGCACCTCCAGCCATCGCGCGCTCCACGATTGAATCGCTTATTCAGTTGGCTATGGAAACCGTAAAAACATTGGCTCAAACTGAAGTCATTAAAGCGTCAAATTTTGTTCCGGCTTAA
- the rplK gene encoding 50S ribosomal protein L11: MAKKVKAYIKLQITGGAANPSPPVGPALGQQGVNIMEFCKAFNAATQTPEKQGKPLPVVITVFEDRSFTFIVKTPPASYLIKEAAKVSKGSSTPNTNKIGKVTRQQLEEIAKTKMTDLTAGGLDAAVRTIAGSARSMGIDVEGV; the protein is encoded by the coding sequence ATGGCTAAGAAAGTAAAAGCGTATATCAAGTTACAAATCACCGGTGGTGCAGCAAATCCTAGCCCACCCGTTGGTCCGGCGTTAGGCCAACAAGGTGTTAATATCATGGAATTTTGCAAAGCATTCAATGCTGCAACGCAAACGCCTGAAAAACAAGGCAAACCCTTGCCTGTTGTGATCACCGTATTTGAAGATCGAAGCTTCACCTTTATTGTTAAGACCCCGCCTGCTTCTTATCTTATAAAAGAAGCCGCTAAAGTATCTAAAGGCAGCAGTACACCTAATACCAATAAAATTGGAAAGGTGACGCGGCAGCAATTAGAAGAAATTGCCAAAACTAAAATGACTGACTTAACCGCTGGCGGTTTAGATGCAGCTGTTCGTACCATTGCTGGCAGCGCGCGCAGCATGGGCATTGATGTAGAGGGTGTGTAA
- a CDS encoding aspartate aminotransferase family protein, whose amino-acid sequence MLSQLLNICTNLINNTDHAFNQLAKGALKHIEPTTLIATSAEAILLTQKNYSLTTYLTAAIASYLQIKNGMAIHQEWNSKKIMGQLLDAATLTAVRLPYVGPKVESTIIKGVKDLLGPYKDHTEQIRNEIGIVPIEVLPETGMAPDEIRKLFINLHQYYKQGTHSGSVYNQFEAELFELLKDVFGATALTNPMHPIWPLINEMEAMVFSICKNLFHAPEDTHGILTHGGTGSIIEACNAYVQYARQVLGIENPEIIVPDTIHVAFDDKTSKLLHAKLVPVPVDPLTGKADVAKMEAAITRNTILLVGSAPCFPYGVIDPIQDLANLAKKHHIFLHVDACLGGFLFPFANPATHKLPVCDFAADGVNSISADIHKFGLGPKGLSIALFRNRNLFSPTPTYANLSFKGGLYVTPGFLDGSRSGASVALALTVLLYYGKDKYKEITEKILNVTEKLTERLKQVEGITVPFTPDLSLIYLRTDPNINHHLVAEKFEEPDKEKGKFGWSVNDMAHGFHFCLTSEHTQDPEFVNNFVRDLESAIQYVKSHPNEKPKGVAKAYKYIDTGFLPPVIQNLVGDIYERISQTLPHHTIPFFWKAFAKNENVADKTVNGNEKTALTM is encoded by the coding sequence ATGCTAAGCCAGCTTCTCAATATTTGTACTAACTTAATTAATAATACTGATCACGCCTTTAACCAATTAGCCAAGGGGGCACTTAAGCACATTGAGCCCACCACCCTCATTGCCACGTCTGCAGAAGCGATTCTTCTAACGCAAAAAAATTATTCATTAACAACTTATCTCACTGCTGCAATAGCAAGTTATTTACAAATAAAAAATGGAATGGCAATTCATCAGGAATGGAATAGTAAAAAAATAATGGGTCAACTTCTGGATGCAGCAACGCTTACTGCTGTTCGCCTTCCGTATGTCGGTCCCAAAGTTGAGAGCACCATTATTAAAGGTGTGAAAGATTTGTTAGGTCCTTATAAAGATCATACCGAGCAAATAAGAAATGAAATAGGCATTGTCCCTATTGAGGTCTTACCCGAAACCGGCATGGCCCCTGATGAAATCCGGAAGTTATTTATAAATCTACATCAATACTATAAGCAAGGAACACACAGCGGATCGGTTTATAATCAGTTTGAAGCAGAATTATTTGAGTTATTAAAAGATGTATTTGGAGCCACAGCACTGACTAACCCTATGCATCCGATTTGGCCGCTTATCAATGAAATGGAAGCGATGGTTTTTTCAATCTGTAAAAATTTATTTCATGCCCCCGAGGATACGCACGGCATTTTAACGCATGGGGGAACGGGTAGTATCATTGAAGCTTGTAATGCGTATGTCCAATATGCTCGTCAAGTACTGGGAATTGAAAATCCCGAAATTATTGTTCCCGATACAATTCATGTTGCCTTTGATGATAAAACTTCGAAACTACTTCATGCTAAATTAGTGCCGGTACCAGTTGATCCTCTTACTGGGAAAGCAGACGTAGCAAAAATGGAAGCTGCGATTACCCGAAATACAATTTTATTAGTAGGTTCGGCACCCTGCTTTCCCTATGGCGTCATAGACCCCATTCAAGATTTGGCAAACCTTGCAAAAAAACATCATATCTTTCTTCACGTCGATGCATGTTTAGGCGGATTCTTATTTCCATTTGCAAATCCTGCAACGCACAAACTTCCTGTCTGTGACTTTGCAGCCGATGGTGTTAATAGCATCTCAGCGGATATACATAAATTTGGATTAGGACCGAAAGGACTTTCGATTGCTTTATTTCGAAATCGAAATCTTTTTTCACCTACGCCTACCTATGCCAATCTTTCATTTAAGGGCGGATTGTATGTGACTCCGGGCTTTCTTGATGGATCGCGAAGTGGAGCTTCCGTTGCGCTTGCGTTAACGGTCCTTTTGTATTATGGCAAAGATAAATATAAAGAAATTACTGAAAAAATATTGAATGTGACGGAGAAGCTCACTGAAAGACTTAAACAAGTTGAAGGAATTACAGTACCCTTTACTCCGGATTTATCACTTATTTATCTGCGCACTGATCCAAATATTAATCACCATTTAGTGGCAGAGAAGTTTGAGGAGCCAGATAAGGAGAAGGGAAAATTTGGATGGTCGGTGAACGACATGGCGCACGGTTTTCATTTTTGTCTCACGTCTGAGCACACTCAAGACCCAGAATTTGTTAATAATTTTGTCCGTGATCTCGAATCTGCAATTCAATATGTTAAATCGCATCCCAATGAAAAACCGAAAGGTGTTGCTAAAGCTTATAAATACATCGACACCGGATTTTTACCGCCTGTTATTCAAAATCTTGTAGGTGATATTTATGAACGCATTTCACAAACACTTCCCCATCACACTATTCCATTTTTTTGGAAAGCATTTGCGAAAAACGAAAATGTTGCTGATAAGACAGTTAATGGCAATGAAAAGACTGCATTGACGATGTGA
- the nusG gene encoding transcription termination/antitermination protein NusG, whose amino-acid sequence MTTDQTPSKKRWYVVHAYSGFEKYVMQALQERIRVDGLEYKFGDILVPTEEVVELRAGQKRKSERKFFPGYVLVEMVMDEETWHLVRSIPKVLGFIGGTSDKPAPISPKEAETILQRMQDSSEKPKPKVLFEVGEVVRVIDGPFADFNGVVEEVNYEKNRLRVAVLIFGRSTPVELQFDQVEKG is encoded by the coding sequence ATGACAACAGATCAGACTCCATCAAAGAAGCGCTGGTATGTTGTGCACGCGTATTCAGGTTTTGAGAAATATGTCATGCAAGCTCTACAAGAGCGGATCCGTGTTGACGGATTGGAATATAAATTTGGCGACATTTTGGTTCCAACCGAAGAAGTGGTCGAATTGCGTGCTGGCCAAAAAAGAAAGAGTGAGCGTAAGTTTTTTCCAGGCTATGTTCTGGTTGAAATGGTAATGGATGAAGAAACGTGGCATTTGGTTCGCTCCATTCCTAAAGTTCTCGGATTTATTGGCGGAACCAGCGATAAGCCTGCTCCAATCTCACCCAAAGAAGCTGAAACAATATTGCAGCGAATGCAAGATAGCAGTGAAAAGCCTAAGCCTAAAGTTCTATTTGAGGTGGGTGAAGTGGTTCGTGTCATAGATGGGCCCTTTGCGGATTTCAACGGCGTTGTAGAGGAGGTGAACTATGAAAAGAATCGCCTTCGCGTCGCTGTGCTAATCTTTGGTCGTTCTACACCAGTCGAATTGCAATTTGACCAAGTAGAAAAAGGCTAA